AACTACCGCAGTTTTGTTACAATTCGAGTTTGTCTTAGTGTATGGATACCGAACTTATTAGAAATTTCTCGATCATTGCCCATATCGACCACGGCAAATCGACGCTCGCCGACCGCTTATTACAATTGACCGGAGCAGTTGCCGAGCGCGATATGGAGGCGCAACTGCTCGACAGTATGGATCTCGAACGTGAACGCGGGATCACGATCAAGTCCCACGCAGTGCGGCTTGACTACACGGCAAAGGACCGCAAACAGTATGTTCTCAATCTGATCGATACACCGGGCCACGTCGATTTTTCTTACGAGGTTTCGCGATCACTCTCGGCTTGCGAGGGGGCGTTGCTGGTCGTCGACGCATCGCAGGGCGTCGAGGCACAAACTCTTGCAAACACATATCTTGCGATCGAAAACGATCTCGAACTGATTCCGGTACTTAACAAGATAGATCTGCCGTCCGCCGAACCGGACCGGATCAAGGAGCAGATCGAGAATATCATCGGCCTGGACGCCGGCGAGGCGGTACTGACGTCGGCCAAGACCGGCCTCGGCGTTGACGAAGTACTCGAGGCGATCATCGCTAAGGTGCCGCCGCCGAAAGGCGACCGCAACGCTCCGGTCAAAGCACTTATCTTCGACAGTTGGTACGATTCGTACCGGGGCGTCATCGTGCTGTTTCGTATGATCGACGGAACCCTTAAAAAAGGGATGAAGATCAGATTTTTTAACACCGGCCGCGACTATCTGGTCGAAACGGTTGGCGTCAACCGTCCGCGTCCGACGCCGATCGACGAACTCGGGCCGGGCGAAGTCGGCTTTCTGACCGCATCGATCAAGACTGTGGCCGACGTACAGATCGGTGATACGATCACTGACTCGGCGAGACCGGTCACGGAGCCGCTCCCCGGTTTTCAGGAAGTAAAGCCGATGGTCTTTGCCGGTCTATATCCCATCGATTCCGCCCAGTACGAGGACCTCCGCGATGCGATGGATAAGCTCCGTTTGAATGACGCATCTTTCTTCTACGAGCCGGAAAGCTCGACCGCACTCGGCTTCGGCTTCCGCTGCGGATTTCTCGGCCTGCTCCATATGGAGATCATCCAGGAGCGGTTAGAGCGCGAATTTAACCTCGAATTGATCACCACCGCCCCCGGCGTGCGTTACCGCGTTACGACGACCGACGGCGTGGTTGCCGAGATCGACAGTCCATCGAAAATGCCGGACAGCAGCCGTATAGTCAAGATCGAGGAGCCTTTCATCGAGGCGACGATCCTGACCAATGACGACTACCTTGGCGGGATACTGCCGCTTTTGGACGAAAAACGCGGCGTGCAGAGAAAGTTTGAGTACATTACGACCAACCGCGTTATGCTCGTCTACTCGCTGCCGCTGAACGAGATAGTGCTCGATTTCTATGACCGTCTAAAGAGCGTCTCCAAGGGTTACGCATCGCTCGATTATCACGTCTCCGGCTATCAGGCCAGCAAACTCGTTAAGCTCGATGTGCTCGTATCAGGCGAACCGGTCGACGCACTTTCGGTGATAATGCATGCCGATACCGCGACGTCGAAAGGCAAACTCCTGACCGCAAAGATGAAAGAACTCATCCCGCGGCAGATGTTCGAAGTTGCCATTCAGGCTGCGATCGGCAACAAGGTCATTGCCCGCGAAACCGTCAAGGCAATGGGCAAAAACGTCATTGCTAAGTGCTACGGCGGCGACATCTCTCGTAAACGCAAACTGCTCGAAAAACAGAAAGAAGGCAAAAAGCGTATGAAAAAAGTTGGCCGTGTAGAGATCCCGCAGGAAGCGTTCTTGGCCGTGCTCAAGGTCAACGAGAGTTAGGCTGCAACGGTTTTTGCACGGTATCCGTTAGCTATCAAATGGAAACGTACCAAAACATCGTCGACTATCTTTTCGGAGTGTATATCTACGATCGTCGGGGCGTGCTGGTGATCGAAGACCGGAGGCCAACGCTCGGAATGTTCGTTTCGATCGTCGGACTACTCGGCATTGCGATATTCATCGCAGTGTCGTTCGTTTTGGCAAGGGTCGGAGTAGATCTCGATATCTGGTCGAGCTTCGGCGCACTCGCGGGACTCATAGCAACCTTTGTCGTCTTGCTTCTCTTCAGTTTGGGCGGAACGTTTCGCGAGGTTTACGCCTTCGACAAATCAAACGACTCATACCACTTCACACGCCGGGGCATCTTCAAGAACGAGGTGATCGAGGGCAGTGCCAGTCAGTTTTGCGGAGTACGCATCGACAAACGCACTGCGGATGACGATAGCGTTTATATGGTCGTACTTCTGCTTGGAGGGATGTTGCTAGGTCAACCCGGAGAGCAGACACTTCGTGACGACCCGCCCATATTCAACAGCTACCAAAAGGAATCGCAGATCGCGGGAGCTATTTCGACGTTTCTCAACACCAAGCCACAGGACGACCTTGATCCCTAGACCGCGGCCTATCGTATTCCGGTCACGGTTTGCCTATATAGCGGCCAATTACAGATCTAACTCGACGTCGGTATTAATTGCCGGGGCGGTATTTGCTTTCGGTATGGCCCTTTAGCTGTGCCGGATAAAAGTACACTTCGCGTAAATTTCCGGCGGCATAGTTTTCGGCCTGATCGTTAAAATGCTTGGATTTCGGGTCGCCGCTCTCGCCGCCGGCGGTTACGGCCTTGGCTCGGACCTTTTGACCGAACTCAACGACCGCGACAAAGCTGTTTCCATAGCTACCGTAAAGTTTTTTCGATCCCATATACCTTCGGGCTCCAAATGACGCAAGCGAACCGTAATTCGCCGACGTAAAGCCTACCGGTATGCTTGGGGCAGCATCGCTGAAAGGATGAACGATGTCATCCGTGATCCTCTGAAAGCGGTTAATGTCGCCCCACGGCGTCTGCCATTTGCCAAAATCCGCCGTAAGTTTATCGGATGCCGCCGCGAGCGACTTGAGCATCGATTCCGGTGCCGCTCGTTCGGCAATGTAATCTTCGAACGACATCTTAGTCTTTTGAGCGTCCGGGGCGATCAGACGCACCAGATCTTCGGCCCAGAAAATAGCAAGTGATGTCGGCACTGAGTCCACCGCCCAGCGTCGATCCCAAGCCTTTAATGCGGCGATCTGGTCGGCCGTCTTTGCTTTGAGCGGGTCGGACGCGGCGGCGGCATCCCAGGCTTTGATCAGCGAGGGCAGTGCCTTGTCAAACCATGTCAGGTAACTGTCGTACGCGGCATCGCGGAGCGAATCGAGCGTAAAATCGCGCTTGCCCTGCAACACCTTGATGGCGTGTAGTCCGCGGGCTGATTCGACGCCGCTGTCGACATATGCGGGATAATCGGATTGTTTCAGACTGCTCGCACCGGCGGCCGACCAGGGCCAATTGTTGCTGTTGTATAGCCAGCCACTCTTGGGGTCGAGCAGATCGGGCGACTCGGCCATTGTATGCAGTCCTTTCTGATCGGTCGCTGGGTCAGAGCCGTCGACGGGTTTCGTCCAGTCAAATTTCGGGTTGCGGCGCGGCATATAGTTGACGTGAAAATAGGCGATGCGTCCGTCGCGGTCGGCATAGATCGTTGCGTTTGATGAATTGGCTTGTTGTTGCTCCATCACCGTCTTAAATTCAGAATAGTTTTTCGCCTTGGTCCGCATATACGATTGGATAAGGGCAGCGACCGGTTTGTTCATCAGGCTGACGGTCACCCATTTACCATTTTCCTCACGCACGACCGGACCGTGTTGTGAATAGTAGGTCGTAAATGTGCGTTGCGCCAAGCCCTTTTCGGTCTTGAAGGGCACCGTTATATCTGCGGTCGCAAACGGGCGTTCCTCACTGCCGTACTTGTAATCGTAATGGTTACCGCTTTTAATGACGGTCTCGAGATATTCGTCAATGACGTCTGCCGCACTCGACGTATGCATCCAACCGCAATGTTCATTAAAGCCCTGATAGATAAAAAACTGTCCCCACGTCGATGCACCGTAGGCATTGAGGCCCTCGCCGCTCGTCATCTGCAGCTCCGAGCGGAAAAAGAACGACGTGTGCGGATTGATCAGTAGCAGAGCCTTTTTATCCCGCGTATTTGACGGCGCGATGGCGATGCCGTTCGAACCCAGAGGCTCTTTGAAGACATCGTCGTTTATTGCAAACGAACCCGCAGCCAATTTCGTATTGCCATAAAATGCGGCCAGGTCGCGCAGGCTGACCGACTCGATATCACCGCCGATGCTGCCCTCTGTAAAGCTGAGTGCCATCCACGGCTCAAACCGCGTCAGCACTCGCGGTTTGGTCTGCGGATGCTTTGCGAGATAAAAGTTAAGCCCGTCGGCCCACGCCGCCGTTAGTTTTTGCAACCATGCGGGCGAGGAGGCGAGGTCTCGTTTGAGTATGTCGGGATTGATAAATAATTTCTGCCGCAGATCGCTCCAGATCGCCTTTTCACCCTCGGCCTCGGCGAGCCGCCCGAGCGAGTTTAAGTAGTTGACCTCAATGCGGTTAAAGTCGTCCTCCGCCTGAGCGTAGATCGCCCCGAATACCGCATCAGCATCAGTTTTGCCCGTAACGTGAGCGATGCCCCAATCGTCACGTACGATCGAGACATTTGCCGCCTGCCGCTCCCAACGCGCAAGTTCCGCGTTGCGATCGGTAGCAGTTGTGATAACTGCAAATGCCGATATCAGACAAATAGCGGCGATCCCGTTCCGGATCGTTCTCAGAGTGACGGACAATTGATTCTTCATGCAAGAAATATAACCCCGCACGCAAATTGATACAACAATACCCGGCCGATCTGATCGGCAACAGCCAATTAAAGCTCTTCCGGCTCAGGGGGCACGTGGTATGTTTACCACGATGATTGTCTAGTACGTGCTAAATCAAGTACTTTTGTGAGCAGTATCAAAAACCCTTATTTTGATGACGAGAGCCTTACGAATCTTCTGATATCCTTAATAAATAAGAAAAATATGCGTGTGGTACCGAAAAAATTATCAAATACATTCAAAGCATTTTTTGACTCGGAAAAATCGGGTGGAATATTGCTGATCGTTTGTACGGGCATCTCGATCCTGGTGGCAAACTCGGTTATTGGAGATCAGTATCTCGGAGTTCTGCAGCGGGATTTGGCCGGATTGACCGTAGAGCATTGGGTGAACGATGGGCTGATGGCTGTGTTCTTTCTGCTGATCGGCCTGGAGCTCGAACGCGAGCTTTATAACGGCGAGTTGTCGAGTTTCAGGACGGCACTGCTCCCTGTTATCGCGGCGATCGGCGGCGTAGCGTTGCCGGGAATGATTCACTTTGCACTTAATGCGGGAACTGTCACACAAGCTGGTGTCGGAATCCCGATGGCGACCGATATTGCGTTTTCGCTTGGTGTGCTGGCGTTGCTCGGCAATCGTATTCCGGCGTCTCTGAAAGTGTTTCTCGTGGCGTTTGCGGTGATGGACGATCTGTTTGCCATAATCATCATTGCAATCTTTTACACGGCAAAGTTTTCTATCTTCTATTTAGCCGGAGCAATGGCGGTTTGGGTTCTGTTAATAGTTCTGAATCACTATTTCAAGGTTATGTCGCTCGTGCCGTATCTGATCGGCGGGGCGTTGATGTGGTTTTTGATGTTGAAGTCGGGTGTTCACGCGACAATTGCCGGCGTGTTGCTCGCGTTTGCGATGCCGTTCTCAACCAAGCAAGATGACGAAGAATCGCCGTCACACCGTCTCGAACATCTGCTTCACAAACCTGTCGCGTTCGTGATCCTGCCGATCTTCGCGTTAGCGAATACGGCGATCGTGATCGGAGCAGATTGGTCGCAAAATCTGTTGACGGCTAACAGCGAAGGAATAATGGCTGGCTTGTTGATAGGAAAACCTTTGGGAATTTTGGTGGTTGGTTTCGCCGCCGTCACTTTCGGTCTGTGCAAATTGCCCGAAGACCTGAATTGGAAGCACATTGCGGGTGCCGGAATGCTCGGCGGGATCGGTTTCACAATGTCGATCTTTATTACTAATCTTGCCTTTGTTGGCGACGCTCAAGTAATAAACGCGTCGAAGATCGCAGTGCTGTTGGCGTCGCTTACCGCCGGAATTGTGGGTTTTATTTGGCTACGATTAGTTACAAAGTCGGAAGAATAAGGATGCTCTTTATTGGGTAGCACCCAAAATGCGACAAGTCGCTATCCCCGCGAGTTATTTTTCGAATTAAGAGTTGAACTGGTCTTTGAAAACTAAGGAGATATGCGCGGCCGGATCGAGCATCAACTGTGTCGGGACTTGGGACACCCTTCTCAGTTCAAAATGCAGAATGGCGTAGGCAAATTGCACCAGAGCAGCCCGAAATGGGAAATTATAATTTGAAACAGCGATTGGCCACTAACTGAACCAAGCACAGGGTTTACGGTGTTTTGAGCGGATCTCAACATTATCGCGAGCGGGTATAAAATTAATTTGAAACAAAATCGGGGGTTAAAGTCAATAAACAAAGGACTTAAGTTGTTTCAAATTCGGTGAAAACTTGAAATCAGTTTGAAACACTTCTTGCTCGTAAGCCTAGGCAAATAGACGGTTTAGCGGCCCACAGCTTATAATTGCGTTGTTTCAAATTGTTTTAGTTGCTACGCCCGCCAAATTCGACGGGCACTTTGTGTCGAAGATCCTCACGCTGCAGCGACGATAAACTCGGCAACCTTTGATTCGACAATGGCCCGGATCTCGGCCAGGCGGGCGTCGGACTGAGCCTCAAATCGCAAGACGAGGATCGCCTGAGTATTTGATGCACGCACGAGGCCCCAACCATTTTCGAAAAGGATGCGGGCACCATCGATAGTGATCACCTCGTGATCGCGTGCAAAATACTCGGCAACTTTGGCGACGACGTCAAATTTTGTGTCATCGGAACAGTCGACACGCAGTTCCGGCGTCGAAAATGTCGTGGGCAGATCGCTGAGCAACTCTGAGAGCGGCTTGTCGGTCTTGGAGAGTATCTCGATCACACGGGCACCGGCGTACGTAGCATCGTCAAAGCCGTAAAATCGGTCGGCAAAGAAGATGTGGCCGCTCATTTCACCGGCAAGGGCAGCATCGGTCTCTTTCATCTTTGCTTTGATCAGCGAGTGGCCGGCCTTCCACATAATGCCGTTACCGCCGTGTTTGGCGATGTCGTCATAGAGAGTTTGCGAACATTTTACCTCGGCGATGATCGTCGCTCCGGGACGAGTCTCGAGGATCGAGCGTGAGAGCAGGACCATAAGTTCGTCGCCCCAGATGATGCGGCCGTTCTCGTCCACAACACCGATTCGGTCGCCGTCGCCGTCAAACGCTATGCCGATGTCGGCCTTAGTTTCGCGAACCGTATCGATCGTATCTTTGAGATTTTCGGTCACGGTCGGGTCGGGATGATGGTTGGGAAAGCTCGAATCAGGCTCGGTAAATAGTTCGACGAGTTCGACGCCGAGTTGCGAGTAGACCGGAACGCCAGTCACGCCGCCCATCCCGTTGCCGGCATCAACAACCGCCTTGATCTTGCGCGGCCCAAGGTCGATCCGAGAGGCGATGTCGCGGCAATATTCGTTCAGAACTTCAAGATGCTCGACCGTCCCGCCACCGGATGCAAAGTCGCCCGAAAACGCGATCTGCCGGATCTCCTGTATCTGCGAACCGAACAATGTGGACTTGCCCAGACAGATCTTAAATCCATTGTGGTCGGGCGGATTGTGCGATCCAGTGATCATCACGCCGCCATCCACATCACGCGTAAAGACCGTGTGATAGAGCACCGGCGTCGGAACCATACCGATCAGCACAACGTCGCAGCCGGCCATATTGAAGCCCTGCGTTAGAAGATCGCAAAACAGTGGTGAGCTAACTCGGGCATCGTACCCGATCGCGATCCGCTTCGCCCCGTTTTGGCTAAAGAATGTACCGATCGCCTTACCAAGTGTGGCGACGGTATCGGTCGTTAGTTGTGGCCCGACGATACCACGTATGTCATATTCTCTGAAAATGTTGGGATCCATATGATTAAAAGGTAAATTCAATTCTTACTTGAAAGGCGTTAAGGGTGCAATCGGCAAGAGCATATTAAGCCATTTTGCGTGTAGTTCGAGCCCAATTTTGCTATAGTTGGAGGTTGCGTTCGGACAACACAAAACCGTTCTAGCGCATCGAAAACATTGAATTTGCAAGGTGTAAGAGACATTGCCGCATATGAGATCAAACTACCGAATTATATTTTTCGCAGCCGCATTTTTAGTATTTCTGGCGATCGCTGACGTCAACGCTCAGACCGCGACACCAACGCCGACGCCAGTCACCAATTCGTCTGACGACCCGGGCGTCACCAAGATCTTTGAGGTGCGACTGCCGGTCACGGTGCTGCAAAAAAATAAGCTGATGTCCGGCTTTACACGCGGCGACTTTCAGGTTTTTGAGGATGGCGTGCAGCAAGAGGTCACGTTCTTTTCGGACGAAAAGACCAATCCGCCTGTATTTGTCGGAGTGCTGATGGATACGTCGCCATCAACCGCCGGTAAGATCGGATTTTCGAAAGAAGCGGCAAAGAATTTCATTTACACTGTAACGCGTCTGCGAAAGGATAAAGCTGCATTTATGACTTTTGACCACGAGGTCACTCTCCGACAAGATTTTACGGACAAACTCGACCTGCTCGACCGTGCCGTCGATAAGGTAAGCAAGGTCGGATCGCAGACCTCGCTATACGACGCCGTATGGCAGTTTTCGGATGAAAAGCTACGAAATGTGCCCGGTCGCCGGGTCATTGTGCTCATCACGGATGGCGACGACACCTTTAGCCGGGCTGAGTTGAAAGACGCGATCGACATTGCGCAGCGAACCGAAACGACCATTTTCGGCATCTCTACCAAAGCAGGCTTTCTTGGCACGGTTCCGGGAGTCGAGGCCGGGACCGTTAAGGACAAGGGCGACAAGTATCTGACCCAACTATGCGAAGACACCGGCGGCGAGGCGTTTTTCACCGGCGATATGCTCGAGCTCGAGCGGGCATTTAAGAAGATATCAGAGGAACTTCGCTCACAATACATCATCACTTATCGCCCGGCCAATCAGAATTATGACGGTAAGGAACGCAAGATCGAGGTGCGATTTGCCGACAAGGACCGCGGTAAAGATGTCAAGATCCGTACCAAATCCAGCTATCGTGCTATCAAAGACAGTCTGAAATAGGTTTCCCGGAGTTTTACGATGACCATAAGGCTCAAATCCATTATCACCGTCTCGATGCTCGCCTTTGCGGCAGTTTCTGCGATCGGGGTAAATTTCGTGTCGGCTCAAAAGAGCGACTCGAAGGACGCGGTTATGCCGACCCCAACCCCGACGCCGATCGAGGATGATGACATAATCAAAATCGATACAGAGGTGGTCAACGTGCTGTTTACTGCACAGGATCGCAACCGCCGCCTGCTGACAGACCTCAGACAAGGTGACGTCCGTATTTTGGAAAATGGCTCTCCGCAGGAGATCGTGGCATTTTCCCGGCAGGTCGATCTACCGCTGAGCCTGGCGATCGTGATCGATACGAGTATTTCGCAAGAGCGGACGCTGCCCGAGGAAAAGGCGGCGGCCATATCATTCCTCGAGTCGGTCGTAAGGCCAAAGATGGATGAAGTTTCGATCGTGTCATTTACGGGTGAAACCACGCTCGAACAGGGAATGACCAATAACATTACTCGGCTCCGGCGGGCGATCGACCGTGTGCAGTTCGTCGCTCCGTCGGGTTACGTGGGCGGCGGCGTGCTGACGAACGGCGGCGGTGTACCGGGAACTCCGCCGATCTCCTCTGACAACCAAATGATCGCGGGT
This is a stretch of genomic DNA from Chloracidobacterium sp.. It encodes these proteins:
- a CDS encoding phosphomannomutase/phosphoglucomutase: MDPNIFREYDIRGIVGPQLTTDTVATLGKAIGTFFSQNGAKRIAIGYDARVSSPLFCDLLTQGFNMAGCDVVLIGMVPTPVLYHTVFTRDVDGGVMITGSHNPPDHNGFKICLGKSTLFGSQIQEIRQIAFSGDFASGGGTVEHLEVLNEYCRDIASRIDLGPRKIKAVVDAGNGMGGVTGVPVYSQLGVELVELFTEPDSSFPNHHPDPTVTENLKDTIDTVRETKADIGIAFDGDGDRIGVVDENGRIIWGDELMVLLSRSILETRPGATIIAEVKCSQTLYDDIAKHGGNGIMWKAGHSLIKAKMKETDAALAGEMSGHIFFADRFYGFDDATYAGARVIEILSKTDKPLSELLSDLPTTFSTPELRVDCSDDTKFDVVAKVAEYFARDHEVITIDGARILFENGWGLVRASNTQAILVLRFEAQSDARLAEIRAIVESKVAEFIVAAA
- the nhaA gene encoding Na+/H+ antiporter NhaA — its product is MRVVPKKLSNTFKAFFDSEKSGGILLIVCTGISILVANSVIGDQYLGVLQRDLAGLTVEHWVNDGLMAVFFLLIGLELERELYNGELSSFRTALLPVIAAIGGVALPGMIHFALNAGTVTQAGVGIPMATDIAFSLGVLALLGNRIPASLKVFLVAFAVMDDLFAIIIIAIFYTAKFSIFYLAGAMAVWVLLIVLNHYFKVMSLVPYLIGGALMWFLMLKSGVHATIAGVLLAFAMPFSTKQDDEESPSHRLEHLLHKPVAFVILPIFALANTAIVIGADWSQNLLTANSEGIMAGLLIGKPLGILVVGFAAVTFGLCKLPEDLNWKHIAGAGMLGGIGFTMSIFITNLAFVGDAQVINASKIAVLLASLTAGIVGFIWLRLVTKSEE
- a CDS encoding VWA domain-containing protein, with product MRSNYRIIFFAAAFLVFLAIADVNAQTATPTPTPVTNSSDDPGVTKIFEVRLPVTVLQKNKLMSGFTRGDFQVFEDGVQQEVTFFSDEKTNPPVFVGVLMDTSPSTAGKIGFSKEAAKNFIYTVTRLRKDKAAFMTFDHEVTLRQDFTDKLDLLDRAVDKVSKVGSQTSLYDAVWQFSDEKLRNVPGRRVIVLITDGDDTFSRAELKDAIDIAQRTETTIFGISTKAGFLGTVPGVEAGTVKDKGDKYLTQLCEDTGGEAFFTGDMLELERAFKKISEELRSQYIITYRPANQNYDGKERKIEVRFADKDRGKDVKIRTKSSYRAIKDSLK
- the lepA gene encoding elongation factor 4, giving the protein MDTELIRNFSIIAHIDHGKSTLADRLLQLTGAVAERDMEAQLLDSMDLERERGITIKSHAVRLDYTAKDRKQYVLNLIDTPGHVDFSYEVSRSLSACEGALLVVDASQGVEAQTLANTYLAIENDLELIPVLNKIDLPSAEPDRIKEQIENIIGLDAGEAVLTSAKTGLGVDEVLEAIIAKVPPPKGDRNAPVKALIFDSWYDSYRGVIVLFRMIDGTLKKGMKIRFFNTGRDYLVETVGVNRPRPTPIDELGPGEVGFLTASIKTVADVQIGDTITDSARPVTEPLPGFQEVKPMVFAGLYPIDSAQYEDLRDAMDKLRLNDASFFYEPESSTALGFGFRCGFLGLLHMEIIQERLEREFNLELITTAPGVRYRVTTTDGVVAEIDSPSKMPDSSRIVKIEEPFIEATILTNDDYLGGILPLLDEKRGVQRKFEYITTNRVMLVYSLPLNEIVLDFYDRLKSVSKGYASLDYHVSGYQASKLVKLDVLVSGEPVDALSVIMHADTATSKGKLLTAKMKELIPRQMFEVAIQAAIGNKVIARETVKAMGKNVIAKCYGGDISRKRKLLEKQKEGKKRMKKVGRVEIPQEAFLAVLKVNES
- a CDS encoding VWA domain-containing protein yields the protein MTIRLKSIITVSMLAFAAVSAIGVNFVSAQKSDSKDAVMPTPTPTPIEDDDIIKIDTEVVNVLFTAQDRNRRLLTDLRQGDVRILENGSPQEIVAFSRQVDLPLSLAIVIDTSISQERTLPEEKAAAISFLESVVRPKMDEVSIVSFTGETTLEQGMTNNITRLRRAIDRVQFVAPSGYVGGGVLTNGGGVPGTPPISSDNQMIAGSTAIWDAIWVTSDEVLGPAPEKTRRAIILLSDGMNTSGRKKLDDAVQAALKSEAIIYSVGIGDNFYSGVDKGSLNKISERTGGRAYFPRDERELREAFKQIQEEMRSQYLIAYEPSDQKRDGSYRKIEIQLTNQQMVKDKIKVTHRQGYFAKTAAKK
- a CDS encoding penicillin acylase family protein, with the translated sequence MKNQLSVTLRTIRNGIAAICLISAFAVITTATDRNAELARWERQAANVSIVRDDWGIAHVTGKTDADAVFGAIYAQAEDDFNRIEVNYLNSLGRLAEAEGEKAIWSDLRQKLFINPDILKRDLASSPAWLQKLTAAWADGLNFYLAKHPQTKPRVLTRFEPWMALSFTEGSIGGDIESVSLRDLAAFYGNTKLAAGSFAINDDVFKEPLGSNGIAIAPSNTRDKKALLLINPHTSFFFRSELQMTSGEGLNAYGASTWGQFFIYQGFNEHCGWMHTSSAADVIDEYLETVIKSGNHYDYKYGSEERPFATADITVPFKTEKGLAQRTFTTYYSQHGPVVREENGKWVTVSLMNKPVAALIQSYMRTKAKNYSEFKTVMEQQQANSSNATIYADRDGRIAYFHVNYMPRRNPKFDWTKPVDGSDPATDQKGLHTMAESPDLLDPKSGWLYNSNNWPWSAAGASSLKQSDYPAYVDSGVESARGLHAIKVLQGKRDFTLDSLRDAAYDSYLTWFDKALPSLIKAWDAAAASDPLKAKTADQIAALKAWDRRWAVDSVPTSLAIFWAEDLVRLIAPDAQKTKMSFEDYIAERAAPESMLKSLAAASDKLTADFGKWQTPWGDINRFQRITDDIVHPFSDAAPSIPVGFTSANYGSLASFGARRYMGSKKLYGSYGNSFVAVVEFGQKVRAKAVTAGGESGDPKSKHFNDQAENYAAGNLREVYFYPAQLKGHTESKYRPGN